One stretch of Kogia breviceps isolate mKogBre1 chromosome 18, mKogBre1 haplotype 1, whole genome shotgun sequence DNA includes these proteins:
- the EPS8L1 gene encoding epidermal growth factor receptor kinase substrate 8-like protein 1 isoform X3 translates to MGAELIREDIQGALHNYRSGRGERRAAALRATRKELQCHHSPAAETPPLQHRPTVRATINTVESAAGRGRPQADPIPETAEMRRPGRAEVCSSADPASRDLSPCGPDLASLQAEWEVDILNHVFDDVETFVSRLQKSAEATRVLEHRERSRRTRHREAGEGLLTLRAKPPSEAEFIDVLQKIKYAFSLLARLRSNIANPSSPELVHFLFGPLQMIVDTSGGPQFASCVRRPHLTSEAVALLWDNVTQPENTLWTSLGDSWTRPGMELPSEEGPPYRPEFYSGWEPTATDPQGRSWEDPVEKQLQHERRRRQQSAPQVTVNGHQDQEPEAGPQGLEPAGKWVLCNYDFQARNSSELPVKQWDILEVLDDQRKWWKVRDQRGQEGYVPYNILTPHPGPRGGRSLNSTPFPPPPPMSAPAPAPAPPPPPAPAVAPAPAPPPPPMSAPAPAPAPPPPPAPAVAPAPPPPPAPVVAPAPPPPSASAPAPPPPTPPAPAPTPVPAPGPRPTRTQAPAPSRSPRDSCESLNNLDSGKKEKFSQMLSINEELQARLAQGLTGPSRTAPGPRAPEPQLSPRSNASEVRAWLQGKGFSSGTVAALGALSGAQLFSLQKEKFRALSPEEGARVYSQITVQRSLLEDKEEVSELEAVMKKQKKRMEDEVETEVI, encoded by the exons ATGGGA GCAGAGTTGATCCGCGAGGACATCCAGGGGGCTCTGCACAACTACCGCTCGGGCCGCGGGGAGCGCAGGGCGGCGGCGCTCAG GGCCACGCGAAAGGAGCTGCAGTGCCACCACTCGCCCGCCGCCGAGACCCCGCCCCTGCAGCACCGCCCGACGGTCCGCGCCACGATCAATACGGTGGAGTCGGCCGCGGGCCGCGGCCGACCCCAGGCGGACCCCATCCCAGAGACTGCAGAGATGCGGAGGCCGGGCCGGGCGGAGGTCTGCAGCAGCGCTGACCCGGCCTCTCGGGACCTGAGCCCCTGCGGCCCAGACCTGGCCAGTCTGCAGGCGGAGTGGGAAGTG GACATCCTGAACCACGTGTTCGACGACGTGGAGACCTTTGTATCAAGGCTGCAGAAGTCTGCCGAGGCGACCCGAGTGCTGGAGCACCGAGAGCGCAGCCGCAGGACCCGGCACCGGGAAGCCGGGG AGGGCCTCCTGACGCTGCGGGCCAAGCCCCCCTCAGAGGCCGAGTTCATTGACGTGCTTCAGAAAATCAAGTACGCCTTCAGCTTGCTG GCCCGCCTGCGCAGCAACATCGccaacccctcctccccagaatTGGTGCACTTCCTGTTCGGACCTCTGCAGATG ATTGTGGACACCTCGGGCGGCCCCCAGTTTGCCAGCTGCGTGCGGCGGCCGCATCTGACTTCCGAGGCTGTGGCGCTGCTGTGGGACAACGTCACCCAACCTGAAAACACGCTCTGGACCTCGTTGGGGGACTCTTGGACCCGCCCGGG GATGGAGCTACCCTCAGAGGAGGGACCCCCATACAGACCTGAGTTCTACAGCGGCTGGGAGCCCACAGCCACGGACCCACAGGGCCGCTCCTGGGAGGACCCAGTAGAGAAACAGCTACAGCACGAGCGGCGGCGCCGGCAG CAAAGCGCTCCTCAGGTCACGGTCAATGG TCACCAAGACCAGGAACCAGAAGCTGGGCCCCAGGGGCTGGAGCCGGCGGGAAAGTGGGTCCTATGTAATTATGACTTCCAGGCGCGCAATAGCAGCGAGCTGCCCGTCAAGCAGTGGGACATATTGGAG GTCCTGGATGACCAGCGCAAGTGGTGGAAGGTTCGGGACcagagggggcaggagggataTGTACCCTATAATATCCTGACACCCCACCCGGGGCCGCGGGGGGGCCGCAGCCTG AACAgcactccctttccccctccaccaccaatGTCGGccccggctccggctccggctccccctcccccaccggcGCCGGCCGtggctccggctccggctccccctcccccaccaatgtcggccccggccccggctccggctccccctcccccaccggcGCCGGCCGTGGCTCCAGctccccctccaccaccagcGCCGGTCGTGGCTCCGGCTCCCCCACCCCCGTCAGCCTCGGCCCCGGCTCCTCCCCCCCCGACCCCTCCCGCACCAGCGCCGACCCCGGTTCCCGCTCCCGGTCCCCGACCAACGCGGACCCAGGCTCCGGCTCCGTCTCGGTCTCCCAGGGACAGCTGCGAGAGCCTCAACAACTTGGACTCCGGCAAGAAGG AGAAATTCTCCCAGATGCTCAGTATCAACGAGGAGCTGCAGGCACGCCTGGCCCAGGGCCTCACGGGCCCCAGCCGCACAGCCCCGGGGCCCCGCGCCCCGGAGCCGCAGCTCAGCCCGCGCTCCAACGCTTCGGAGGTCCGCGCCTGGCTACAGGGCAAGGGCTTTAGTTCAGG GACCGTGGCCGCGCTAGGCGCACTGAGCGGCGCGCAGCTATTCTCGCTGCAGAAAGAGAAGTTTCGGGCGCTGAGCCCCGAGGAGGGGGCGCGCGTGTACAGCCAGATCACAGTGCAGCGCTCGCTGCTGGAG GACAAAGAAGAAGTGTCAGAGCTGGAGGCGGTAATGAAGAAGCAAAAGAAGAGGATGGAAGACGAGGTGGAAACGGAAGTCATTTGA
- the EPS8L1 gene encoding epidermal growth factor receptor kinase substrate 8-like protein 1 isoform X2, which yields MEAELIREDIQGALHNYRSGRGERRAAALRATRKELQCHHSPAAETPPLQHRPTVRATINTVESAAGRGRPQADPIPETAEMRRPGRAEVCSSADPASRDLSPCGPDLASLQAEWEVDILNHVFDDVETFVSRLQKSAEATRVLEHRERSRRTRHREAGEGLLTLRAKPPSEAEFIDVLQKIKYAFSLLARLRSNIANPSSPELVHFLFGPLQMIVDTSGGPQFASCVRRPHLTSEAVALLWDNVTQPENTLWTSLGDSWTRPGMELPSEEGPPYRPEFYSGWEPTATDPQGRSWEDPVEKQLQHERRRRQQSAPQVTVNGHQDQEPEAGPQGLEPAGKWVLCNYDFQARNSSELPVKQWDILEVLDDQRKWWKVRDQRGQEGYVPYNILTPHPGPRGGRSLNSTPFPPPPPMSAPAPAPAPPPPPAPAVAPAPAPPPPPMSAPAPAPAPPPPPAPAVAPAPPPPPAPVVAPAPPPPSASAPAPPPPTPPAPAPTPVPAPGPRPTRTQAPAPSRSPRDSCESLNNLDSGKKEKFSQMLSINEELQARLAQGLTGPSRTAPGPRAPEPQLSPRSNASEVRAWLQGKGFSSGTVAALGALSGAQLFSLQKEKFRALSPEEGARVYSQITVQRSLLEDKEEVSELEAVMKKQKKRMEDEVETEVI from the exons ATGGAA GCAGAGTTGATCCGCGAGGACATCCAGGGGGCTCTGCACAACTACCGCTCGGGCCGCGGGGAGCGCAGGGCGGCGGCGCTCAG GGCCACGCGAAAGGAGCTGCAGTGCCACCACTCGCCCGCCGCCGAGACCCCGCCCCTGCAGCACCGCCCGACGGTCCGCGCCACGATCAATACGGTGGAGTCGGCCGCGGGCCGCGGCCGACCCCAGGCGGACCCCATCCCAGAGACTGCAGAGATGCGGAGGCCGGGCCGGGCGGAGGTCTGCAGCAGCGCTGACCCGGCCTCTCGGGACCTGAGCCCCTGCGGCCCAGACCTGGCCAGTCTGCAGGCGGAGTGGGAAGTG GACATCCTGAACCACGTGTTCGACGACGTGGAGACCTTTGTATCAAGGCTGCAGAAGTCTGCCGAGGCGACCCGAGTGCTGGAGCACCGAGAGCGCAGCCGCAGGACCCGGCACCGGGAAGCCGGGG AGGGCCTCCTGACGCTGCGGGCCAAGCCCCCCTCAGAGGCCGAGTTCATTGACGTGCTTCAGAAAATCAAGTACGCCTTCAGCTTGCTG GCCCGCCTGCGCAGCAACATCGccaacccctcctccccagaatTGGTGCACTTCCTGTTCGGACCTCTGCAGATG ATTGTGGACACCTCGGGCGGCCCCCAGTTTGCCAGCTGCGTGCGGCGGCCGCATCTGACTTCCGAGGCTGTGGCGCTGCTGTGGGACAACGTCACCCAACCTGAAAACACGCTCTGGACCTCGTTGGGGGACTCTTGGACCCGCCCGGG GATGGAGCTACCCTCAGAGGAGGGACCCCCATACAGACCTGAGTTCTACAGCGGCTGGGAGCCCACAGCCACGGACCCACAGGGCCGCTCCTGGGAGGACCCAGTAGAGAAACAGCTACAGCACGAGCGGCGGCGCCGGCAG CAAAGCGCTCCTCAGGTCACGGTCAATGG TCACCAAGACCAGGAACCAGAAGCTGGGCCCCAGGGGCTGGAGCCGGCGGGAAAGTGGGTCCTATGTAATTATGACTTCCAGGCGCGCAATAGCAGCGAGCTGCCCGTCAAGCAGTGGGACATATTGGAG GTCCTGGATGACCAGCGCAAGTGGTGGAAGGTTCGGGACcagagggggcaggagggataTGTACCCTATAATATCCTGACACCCCACCCGGGGCCGCGGGGGGGCCGCAGCCTG AACAgcactccctttccccctccaccaccaatGTCGGccccggctccggctccggctccccctcccccaccggcGCCGGCCGtggctccggctccggctccccctcccccaccaatgtcggccccggccccggctccggctccccctcccccaccggcGCCGGCCGTGGCTCCAGctccccctccaccaccagcGCCGGTCGTGGCTCCGGCTCCCCCACCCCCGTCAGCCTCGGCCCCGGCTCCTCCCCCCCCGACCCCTCCCGCACCAGCGCCGACCCCGGTTCCCGCTCCCGGTCCCCGACCAACGCGGACCCAGGCTCCGGCTCCGTCTCGGTCTCCCAGGGACAGCTGCGAGAGCCTCAACAACTTGGACTCCGGCAAGAAGG AGAAATTCTCCCAGATGCTCAGTATCAACGAGGAGCTGCAGGCACGCCTGGCCCAGGGCCTCACGGGCCCCAGCCGCACAGCCCCGGGGCCCCGCGCCCCGGAGCCGCAGCTCAGCCCGCGCTCCAACGCTTCGGAGGTCCGCGCCTGGCTACAGGGCAAGGGCTTTAGTTCAGG GACCGTGGCCGCGCTAGGCGCACTGAGCGGCGCGCAGCTATTCTCGCTGCAGAAAGAGAAGTTTCGGGCGCTGAGCCCCGAGGAGGGGGCGCGCGTGTACAGCCAGATCACAGTGCAGCGCTCGCTGCTGGAG GACAAAGAAGAAGTGTCAGAGCTGGAGGCGGTAATGAAGAAGCAAAAGAAGAGGATGGAAGACGAGGTGGAAACGGAAGTCATTTGA
- the EPS8L1 gene encoding epidermal growth factor receptor kinase substrate 8-like protein 1 isoform X1, translating into MSATTGPETSPKRSAKSIYEQRKRYSTGVMADVSQYPVNHLVTFCLGEEDGVHTVEDASRKLALMDSQGRVWAQDMLLRVSPKHVTLLDPVSKEELESYPLSAIVRCDTVIPPGQSCSLLLLVCQEPERTQPDVHFFQSLRLGAELIREDIQGALHNYRSGRGERRAAALRATRKELQCHHSPAAETPPLQHRPTVRATINTVESAAGRGRPQADPIPETAEMRRPGRAEVCSSADPASRDLSPCGPDLASLQAEWEVDILNHVFDDVETFVSRLQKSAEATRVLEHRERSRRTRHREAGEGLLTLRAKPPSEAEFIDVLQKIKYAFSLLARLRSNIANPSSPELVHFLFGPLQMIVDTSGGPQFASCVRRPHLTSEAVALLWDNVTQPENTLWTSLGDSWTRPGMELPSEEGPPYRPEFYSGWEPTATDPQGRSWEDPVEKQLQHERRRRQQSAPQVTVNGHQDQEPEAGPQGLEPAGKWVLCNYDFQARNSSELPVKQWDILEVLDDQRKWWKVRDQRGQEGYVPYNILTPHPGPRGGRSLNSTPFPPPPPMSAPAPAPAPPPPPAPAVAPAPAPPPPPMSAPAPAPAPPPPPAPAVAPAPPPPPAPVVAPAPPPPSASAPAPPPPTPPAPAPTPVPAPGPRPTRTQAPAPSRSPRDSCESLNNLDSGKKEKFSQMLSINEELQARLAQGLTGPSRTAPGPRAPEPQLSPRSNASEVRAWLQGKGFSSGTVAALGALSGAQLFSLQKEKFRALSPEEGARVYSQITVQRSLLEDKEEVSELEAVMKKQKKRMEDEVETEVI; encoded by the exons ATGAGCGCGACCACTGG CCCAGAAACTTCTCCCAAACGGAGTGCCAAGTCTATCTATG AACAGAGGAAGCGTTACTCCACTGGGGTTATGGCCGATGTTTCCCAATATCCAGTCAAT CACCTGGTGACCTTCTGCCTGGGTGAGGAGGATGGCGTGCACACGGTGGAGGACGCCTCGCGGAAGCTGGCCCTCATGGACAGCCAAGGACGCGTCTGGGCCCAGGACATGCTGCTGCGCGTGTCTCCCAAACACGTTACGCTGCTGGACCCAGTCTCCAAG gAGGAGCTGGAGTCGTACCCGCTGAGCGCCATCGTGCGTTGCGACACGGTGATACCGCCGGGCCAGAGCTGCTCACTGCTGCTGCTCGTGTGCCAGGAGCCCGAGCGCACGCAGCCCGACGTGCACTTCTTCCAGAGCCTGCGTCTGGGG GCAGAGTTGATCCGCGAGGACATCCAGGGGGCTCTGCACAACTACCGCTCGGGCCGCGGGGAGCGCAGGGCGGCGGCGCTCAG GGCCACGCGAAAGGAGCTGCAGTGCCACCACTCGCCCGCCGCCGAGACCCCGCCCCTGCAGCACCGCCCGACGGTCCGCGCCACGATCAATACGGTGGAGTCGGCCGCGGGCCGCGGCCGACCCCAGGCGGACCCCATCCCAGAGACTGCAGAGATGCGGAGGCCGGGCCGGGCGGAGGTCTGCAGCAGCGCTGACCCGGCCTCTCGGGACCTGAGCCCCTGCGGCCCAGACCTGGCCAGTCTGCAGGCGGAGTGGGAAGTG GACATCCTGAACCACGTGTTCGACGACGTGGAGACCTTTGTATCAAGGCTGCAGAAGTCTGCCGAGGCGACCCGAGTGCTGGAGCACCGAGAGCGCAGCCGCAGGACCCGGCACCGGGAAGCCGGGG AGGGCCTCCTGACGCTGCGGGCCAAGCCCCCCTCAGAGGCCGAGTTCATTGACGTGCTTCAGAAAATCAAGTACGCCTTCAGCTTGCTG GCCCGCCTGCGCAGCAACATCGccaacccctcctccccagaatTGGTGCACTTCCTGTTCGGACCTCTGCAGATG ATTGTGGACACCTCGGGCGGCCCCCAGTTTGCCAGCTGCGTGCGGCGGCCGCATCTGACTTCCGAGGCTGTGGCGCTGCTGTGGGACAACGTCACCCAACCTGAAAACACGCTCTGGACCTCGTTGGGGGACTCTTGGACCCGCCCGGG GATGGAGCTACCCTCAGAGGAGGGACCCCCATACAGACCTGAGTTCTACAGCGGCTGGGAGCCCACAGCCACGGACCCACAGGGCCGCTCCTGGGAGGACCCAGTAGAGAAACAGCTACAGCACGAGCGGCGGCGCCGGCAG CAAAGCGCTCCTCAGGTCACGGTCAATGG TCACCAAGACCAGGAACCAGAAGCTGGGCCCCAGGGGCTGGAGCCGGCGGGAAAGTGGGTCCTATGTAATTATGACTTCCAGGCGCGCAATAGCAGCGAGCTGCCCGTCAAGCAGTGGGACATATTGGAG GTCCTGGATGACCAGCGCAAGTGGTGGAAGGTTCGGGACcagagggggcaggagggataTGTACCCTATAATATCCTGACACCCCACCCGGGGCCGCGGGGGGGCCGCAGCCTG AACAgcactccctttccccctccaccaccaatGTCGGccccggctccggctccggctccccctcccccaccggcGCCGGCCGtggctccggctccggctccccctcccccaccaatgtcggccccggccccggctccggctccccctcccccaccggcGCCGGCCGTGGCTCCAGctccccctccaccaccagcGCCGGTCGTGGCTCCGGCTCCCCCACCCCCGTCAGCCTCGGCCCCGGCTCCTCCCCCCCCGACCCCTCCCGCACCAGCGCCGACCCCGGTTCCCGCTCCCGGTCCCCGACCAACGCGGACCCAGGCTCCGGCTCCGTCTCGGTCTCCCAGGGACAGCTGCGAGAGCCTCAACAACTTGGACTCCGGCAAGAAGG AGAAATTCTCCCAGATGCTCAGTATCAACGAGGAGCTGCAGGCACGCCTGGCCCAGGGCCTCACGGGCCCCAGCCGCACAGCCCCGGGGCCCCGCGCCCCGGAGCCGCAGCTCAGCCCGCGCTCCAACGCTTCGGAGGTCCGCGCCTGGCTACAGGGCAAGGGCTTTAGTTCAGG GACCGTGGCCGCGCTAGGCGCACTGAGCGGCGCGCAGCTATTCTCGCTGCAGAAAGAGAAGTTTCGGGCGCTGAGCCCCGAGGAGGGGGCGCGCGTGTACAGCCAGATCACAGTGCAGCGCTCGCTGCTGGAG GACAAAGAAGAAGTGTCAGAGCTGGAGGCGGTAATGAAGAAGCAAAAGAAGAGGATGGAAGACGAGGTGGAAACGGAAGTCATTTGA